From Desulfuromonas soudanensis, the proteins below share one genomic window:
- a CDS encoding tetratricopeptide repeat protein, with amino-acid sequence MFNLAISLLVCALAVVTLYFLAGLNIWYVAIIALIAFAGVYILLMRHVMKKVGDLMEIAQRDIQAGRIEKAVKTLESGYKYGAWQFYVKPQIDAQIGMLLYLRRDFAKAFEFLQKGFVRHWVAMAMLGICYMKRNKTAKMIETFQKATAATKKEPLLWNLYALCLDKVGEKEKAIAAMEKGIKKCGGDEHLEANLQALRVGNRMRMQDYGDMWYQFHLEKPGALIKQQTKAIQGRRKIVRR; translated from the coding sequence ATGTTCAATCTCGCCATTTCTCTGCTGGTCTGCGCCCTCGCTGTCGTCACCCTTTATTTCTTGGCCGGGCTCAACATATGGTATGTCGCCATCATCGCCCTGATCGCCTTTGCCGGCGTCTATATCCTGCTCATGCGACATGTCATGAAAAAGGTCGGCGACCTCATGGAGATCGCCCAGCGCGACATCCAGGCCGGGCGGATCGAAAAGGCCGTCAAGACGTTGGAAAGCGGCTACAAATACGGCGCCTGGCAGTTCTACGTCAAACCGCAGATCGATGCCCAGATCGGCATGCTCCTCTACCTGCGCCGCGATTTTGCCAAAGCCTTCGAGTTCCTGCAAAAAGGCTTTGTCCGCCACTGGGTGGCGATGGCGATGCTCGGTATCTGCTATATGAAGCGCAACAAGACCGCCAAGATGATCGAAACCTTCCAGAAAGCCACGGCGGCGACGAAAAAGGAACCCCTCCTGTGGAACCTCTATGCCCTGTGCCTGGATAAGGTCGGGGAAAAGGAGAAGGCGATTGCCGCCATGGAGAAGGGGATCAAGAAGTGCGGCGGCGACGAGCATCTGGAGGCCAACCTGCAGGCGTTGCGGGTCGGGAACCGGATGAGGATGCAGGACTACGGGGATATGTGGTACCAGTTTCACCTCGAAAAGCCCGGGGCTCTCATCAAGCAGCAGACCAAGGCGATTCAGGGGCGGCGAAAGATCGTGAGGCGCTGA
- a CDS encoding DsbC family protein — protein sequence MKILLMMTIALFLAVPGQAFTQDGCGAGTCADCHSLTKAEAADLLKGGVDKVLDVSFAEIPGLWMVSVEKDNQKFPLFIDFSKAYLVAGNVIRLKDHQNITTARQAELNKVDVSKIPLDDALLLGKKGAKTKVIVFTDPECPYCKKLHVTLKEVVQRNPEIAFLIKLFPLKMHPNAYGIAKSIVCSKSLEFLELSFAGLPVPPATCETDVVDQTLALVETLGIRSTPTLVLPDGLIVPGAKSADDLLKLLGGGAPVAKAVK from the coding sequence ATGAAAATACTTCTGATGATGACCATAGCCCTTTTTCTTGCGGTCCCCGGCCAGGCCTTTACCCAGGACGGCTGCGGCGCCGGCACCTGTGCCGATTGTCACAGCCTGACCAAGGCCGAAGCCGCCGATCTCCTCAAGGGGGGGGTGGACAAGGTACTCGACGTCTCCTTTGCCGAAATCCCCGGTCTCTGGATGGTCTCGGTGGAAAAGGACAATCAGAAATTCCCCCTTTTCATCGATTTTTCCAAGGCCTATCTTGTGGCCGGCAACGTCATCCGCCTCAAGGATCACCAGAACATCACCACCGCCCGCCAGGCGGAACTCAACAAGGTCGATGTGTCCAAAATCCCCCTGGATGACGCCCTGCTCCTCGGCAAGAAGGGGGCCAAGACCAAAGTCATCGTCTTTACCGACCCGGAATGCCCCTATTGCAAGAAGCTTCATGTCACCTTGAAGGAGGTGGTTCAGCGCAATCCGGAGATCGCCTTTCTCATCAAGTTGTTCCCCCTCAAGATGCACCCCAACGCCTACGGGATTGCCAAGAGTATCGTCTGCAGCAAGTCCCTCGAATTCCTCGAGCTGAGCTTTGCCGGACTCCCCGTTCCTCCGGCCACCTGCGAAACGGATGTGGTGGACCAGACCCTGGCCCTCGTGGAGACCCTGGGGATCCGCTCGACGCCGACCCTGGTCCTTCCCGACGGGCTCATTGTCCCCGGGGCCAAATCGGCTGACGATCTCCTCAAGCTCCTCGGGGGGGGAGCGCCCGTGGCCAAGGCGGTCAAATAA
- a CDS encoding ABC-F family ATP-binding cassette domain-containing protein produces the protein MLHLRSIIKDFGGRKLFAGINWHIRPGDRIGLCGENGAGKTTLLKMLAGTVSADGGDLHVARGTTFGYLPQDGLEHRGTVLFDEVRSALAELLKMEAELTRLEEAIALRHDEGDLARYSEVQETFRQRDGYAMEAEIGRVLRGLGFAETDWDKPCDHFSGGWQMRIALAKLLLQKPNLLLLDEPTNHLDLPARDWLEGYLAAYPFAVVLVSHDRFFLDQVVGRIVEVWNGALTEYPGNYSRYLEERERRVAALQEAKARQNEEIAKIEAFIGRFRFQANKASLVQSRVKQLEKIERIQVPPARKKITFRFPDPPKGGRQALELKGVVQRYGPLTVLDGIDLCVERGDRIALVGANGAGKSTLMRILAGVEPPVEGTRTEGHNLISAYFAQDQAKVLHAGKTVLEEITDDAPFEMVPRVRDILGAFLFSGDDVHKKVAVLSGGERNRLALAILLLRPANLLLLDEPTNHLDLKSKEVLLDSLQHYTGGLVFVSHDRYFVDALATRVVEVGDGKAISHFGNYEDFLRSKETVGDISHSRLRVETSSAPEGAGEGRGERQRSQEERKESKKNDRRRQKELAEVEEAIEALEGELAVLEGEMADPELYRDQERWRTVSARHRELQDLIADLYPRWEALQMVETA, from the coding sequence ATGTTGCATCTACGATCCATAATCAAAGATTTCGGCGGCCGGAAGCTCTTTGCCGGCATTAACTGGCACATCCGCCCGGGCGATCGCATCGGTCTCTGCGGAGAGAACGGAGCCGGCAAGACCACCCTCCTCAAGATGCTGGCCGGCACGGTTTCCGCCGACGGCGGCGACCTTCATGTCGCCCGGGGGACCACCTTCGGCTATCTCCCCCAGGACGGACTGGAACATCGGGGGACCGTGCTCTTTGACGAGGTCCGCAGCGCCCTGGCCGAACTCCTGAAGATGGAGGCCGAGCTGACCCGCCTCGAAGAGGCCATCGCCCTGCGTCATGATGAGGGGGACCTGGCCCGCTATTCCGAGGTGCAGGAGACTTTCCGGCAGCGCGACGGCTATGCCATGGAGGCGGAGATCGGCCGGGTTCTGCGCGGACTCGGTTTTGCCGAAACGGATTGGGACAAGCCCTGCGACCACTTCTCCGGCGGCTGGCAGATGCGCATCGCCCTGGCCAAGCTTTTGCTGCAGAAGCCGAACCTTCTCCTCCTCGACGAACCGACCAATCACCTCGACCTCCCGGCCCGGGACTGGCTCGAGGGATATCTGGCTGCCTACCCCTTTGCCGTCGTCCTGGTTTCCCACGACCGGTTCTTTCTCGATCAGGTGGTCGGACGGATCGTCGAAGTCTGGAACGGCGCCCTCACCGAATACCCGGGCAACTACAGCCGCTATCTCGAGGAGAGAGAGCGACGGGTGGCCGCTCTGCAGGAGGCCAAGGCCCGACAGAATGAGGAAATCGCCAAGATTGAGGCGTTCATCGGCCGCTTCCGCTTTCAGGCCAACAAGGCCTCTCTGGTGCAGAGCCGGGTCAAGCAGCTCGAGAAGATCGAACGGATCCAGGTCCCTCCAGCCCGCAAAAAAATTACCTTCCGTTTCCCCGATCCTCCCAAGGGGGGGCGGCAGGCTCTGGAACTCAAGGGTGTCGTTCAGCGTTACGGCCCGCTGACCGTTCTCGACGGCATCGATCTCTGCGTCGAACGCGGGGACCGCATCGCCCTGGTCGGGGCCAACGGAGCCGGCAAGTCGACCCTGATGCGGATTCTGGCGGGAGTCGAGCCCCCCGTTGAAGGAACCCGAACGGAAGGGCACAATTTGATTTCGGCTTACTTTGCCCAGGACCAGGCCAAGGTCCTCCATGCGGGGAAGACCGTTCTCGAGGAGATCACCGACGACGCCCCCTTCGAGATGGTTCCCCGGGTGCGGGATATTCTCGGCGCCTTTCTCTTCAGCGGCGACGATGTCCACAAAAAGGTGGCGGTCCTCTCCGGGGGTGAACGCAACCGGCTGGCTCTGGCCATCCTCCTTTTGCGACCGGCCAACCTCCTCCTCCTCGACGAGCCGACCAACCACCTCGATCTCAAGTCCAAGGAGGTTCTTCTCGATTCCCTGCAGCACTATACCGGGGGGCTGGTCTTCGTTTCCCACGACCGCTACTTCGTCGATGCTCTGGCCACCCGGGTGGTTGAGGTCGGCGACGGAAAGGCCATTTCCCATTTCGGCAATTACGAGGATTTTTTGCGCAGCAAAGAGACCGTCGGCGATATCAGCCACAGTCGCTTGCGGGTGGAAACCTCCAGCGCCCCGGAAGGCGCGGGAGAGGGGCGAGGGGAACGGCAGCGCAGCCAGGAGGAGCGCAAGGAGAGCAAAAAAAACGACCGGCGCCGCCAGAAGGAGTTGGCCGAGGTGGAGGAGGCCATCGAAGCCCTGGAAGGGGAGCTGGCCGTCCTTGAGGGAGAGATGGCCGACCCTGAACTCTACCGCGATCAGGAGCGCTGGCGTACCGTTTCGGCCCGGCACCGGGAACTGCAGGATTTGATCGCCGACCTCTATCCGCGCTGGGAGGCGCTGCAAATGGTCGAAACCGCATGA
- a CDS encoding LysM peptidoglycan-binding domain-containing protein codes for MKVILAAALILFVAGCLPYSASEGVTGHPANPDPVRSEALAPQESPLLVENQAPAVVATDLLEEVAAVDPETIEDNLLLNGADQLPPDNEGVTVAPVAVTFDFPVVENEKVRYFIDYYSGRGHGTFTRWLERSGRYLPLMRQIFSEEDLPLDLTYLAMIESGFNNRAYSWANAVGPWQFIESTGRMMGLKSDWWYDERRDFEKSTRAAARFLKDLNRRFDGDWNLAIASYNAGPGKMAHAIRKYNTRDFWEISRGKYLQLETKNYLPKLMAALIIAKEPEKYGFTDIEYQDPHDFETVQVPTATDLEVIARLCGADYETVKALNPELKRWCTPPGIRDYEVRIPLGSRERFEKGYALLPHEDRANYKRHRIAPGDTLLALSHKYKIRVADIIALNGIKNPKALRIGADLILPLKKGYTSLPVDELKDDYVRSRRQTYTVRSGDSLWKIARRFNVSEKELRVWNRLGWSNTIRPGQTLVVSAGAAKAVKPQTVAGKGTKDDGPVRKIVYKVRAGDTLWGIGKQFSVNTRQIMAWNELSADHILRPGDKLTLMVAGGSRG; via the coding sequence ATGAAAGTCATCTTGGCTGCGGCCCTGATTCTCTTTGTCGCAGGGTGTCTGCCGTATTCGGCGTCCGAAGGAGTCACCGGCCACCCGGCGAATCCCGACCCTGTGCGTAGCGAAGCGCTCGCTCCCCAGGAGAGTCCCCTCCTCGTCGAAAATCAGGCGCCGGCGGTCGTCGCCACGGATCTTCTTGAGGAGGTGGCCGCCGTCGATCCGGAGACGATCGAGGACAACCTCCTTCTGAACGGTGCCGACCAGCTCCCGCCCGACAACGAGGGGGTGACCGTGGCCCCCGTCGCGGTGACCTTCGACTTTCCCGTCGTCGAAAACGAAAAGGTCCGCTACTTCATCGATTACTACAGCGGCCGCGGACACGGGACCTTCACGCGCTGGCTCGAGCGTTCTGGGCGCTATCTCCCCCTGATGCGCCAGATCTTCAGCGAGGAGGATCTCCCTCTCGACCTGACCTACCTGGCGATGATCGAATCCGGCTTCAATAATCGGGCCTACAGCTGGGCCAATGCCGTCGGGCCCTGGCAATTCATCGAGAGCACCGGACGGATGATGGGGCTCAAGAGCGACTGGTGGTACGACGAGCGGCGGGATTTTGAAAAGTCGACCCGTGCCGCGGCCCGGTTCCTCAAGGACCTGAATCGCCGTTTCGACGGCGACTGGAACCTGGCGATTGCCTCCTACAACGCCGGGCCGGGGAAGATGGCCCACGCCATCCGCAAGTACAACACTCGGGACTTCTGGGAGATCAGCCGCGGCAAGTATCTGCAGCTCGAGACCAAGAATTATCTCCCCAAGCTGATGGCCGCGCTCATCATCGCCAAGGAACCTGAGAAGTACGGCTTCACCGATATCGAGTACCAGGATCCCCACGATTTTGAGACGGTACAGGTGCCGACGGCCACCGATCTCGAGGTCATCGCCCGGCTCTGCGGCGCCGATTACGAAACGGTCAAGGCCCTCAATCCCGAGCTCAAGCGCTGGTGCACCCCGCCGGGGATCCGCGATTACGAGGTGCGGATCCCCCTCGGCAGCCGGGAACGCTTTGAAAAGGGATACGCCCTTCTTCCCCATGAGGACCGGGCCAATTACAAGCGGCACCGGATCGCCCCGGGGGACACACTGCTGGCCCTGAGCCATAAATACAAGATCCGGGTCGCCGACATCATCGCTCTCAACGGCATCAAAAACCCCAAGGCGCTGCGCATCGGCGCCGATCTCATCCTCCCTCTCAAAAAGGGGTATACCAGCCTTCCGGTGGATGAGCTCAAGGACGACTATGTCCGCAGCCGCCGCCAGACCTATACGGTGCGCTCGGGGGACAGCCTGTGGAAAATCGCCCGGCGCTTCAATGTTTCCGAAAAAGAGCTACGGGTCTGGAACCGTCTCGGATGGAGCAACACCATTCGCCCCGGTCAGACGCTCGTCGTTTCCGCCGGGGCGGCCAAGGCCGTCAAGCCGCAAACGGTGGCCGGCAAGGGGACGAAGGACGACGGGCCGGTGCGCAAGATCGTCTACAAGGTCCGCGCCGGGGATACCCTCTGGGGGATCGGTAAGCAGTTTTCGGTGAATACCCGGCAGATCATGGCCTGGAACGAACTCTCGGCCGACCACATCCTCCGCCCCGGGGACAAACTGACACTGATGGTTGCGGGCGGGAGTCGAGGGTAG
- the hflX gene encoding GTPase HflX codes for MIQGHLTGLKPSQIKGLERIYRRRIPPDQVVSVELARYLTEQSSALRRQIGVILDRLGTVIHVIVGDDREIVIPDLSGFALGRSGLRGLRCIHTHLKGEPLSQDDLTDLALLRLDLMVALGVGGDGLPGAVHYAHILPPNPEEKSVEILKAPSVYDFDLDFDQFIRSLEAELEGKMAETVDLSDTREKAILISVSQESRQETEDSLDELTELARTADVVVLDRIVQRARQLNPKYLMGEGKVKEVVIRALQQGATLLIFDQDLSPAQVRSITEITEIKVIDRSQLILDIFARRAHTLDGKVQVELAQLKYIMPRLVGRGTALSRLMGGIGGRGPGETKLETDRRRIRDRITRLEKQLEALSQGRRQRRQRRIRAEVPIVSIVGYTNAGKSTLLNAMTQSAVLTEDLLFATLDTATRRLRFPLEREVIITDTVGFIRKLPKSLMGAFKATLEELEDADLLLHVVDLSNPRFEEQMKSVEKILADLELDRIPTLLVFNKIDLVDPDEVAAYCRRNQAIGVSARNRTTFLPLLAELQRRFWPDEAGTH; via the coding sequence TTGATTCAGGGTCATCTCACCGGTCTCAAACCGAGCCAGATCAAGGGGCTGGAGCGGATCTACCGTCGGCGGATTCCGCCGGACCAGGTTGTCAGCGTTGAACTGGCGCGCTATCTCACCGAGCAGTCCTCTGCCCTGCGCCGTCAGATAGGCGTCATTCTCGATCGCCTGGGGACGGTGATTCACGTCATCGTCGGCGACGACCGCGAGATCGTCATCCCCGACCTCTCCGGCTTCGCCCTCGGGCGCAGCGGCCTGCGCGGCCTGCGCTGTATCCATACCCACCTGAAGGGCGAACCCCTCTCCCAGGACGACCTCACCGACCTGGCCCTCTTGCGCCTCGACCTGATGGTCGCCCTCGGTGTCGGCGGGGACGGACTGCCGGGCGCGGTGCATTACGCCCACATCCTCCCCCCCAACCCCGAAGAGAAGAGCGTCGAGATCCTGAAGGCGCCTTCGGTTTACGACTTCGATCTCGATTTCGATCAGTTCATCCGCTCCCTGGAGGCCGAACTCGAGGGGAAGATGGCCGAAACCGTCGATCTCTCCGACACCCGGGAGAAGGCGATCCTCATTTCCGTCTCCCAGGAGTCGCGGCAGGAGACCGAGGATTCGCTCGACGAGCTGACCGAACTGGCCCGCACCGCTGACGTCGTGGTCCTCGACCGGATCGTCCAGCGGGCCCGGCAACTCAACCCCAAGTACCTCATGGGGGAGGGGAAGGTCAAGGAGGTGGTCATCCGCGCCCTGCAGCAGGGGGCGACCCTTTTGATCTTCGACCAGGATCTCTCGCCGGCGCAGGTGCGTTCCATTACCGAGATCACCGAAATCAAGGTCATCGACCGCAGCCAGCTGATCCTCGATATCTTCGCCCGGCGGGCCCATACCCTCGACGGCAAGGTGCAGGTCGAACTGGCCCAGCTCAAATACATCATGCCGCGTCTGGTCGGCCGGGGGACCGCTCTTTCGCGCCTTATGGGGGGGATCGGCGGCCGCGGTCCGGGGGAGACCAAACTCGAGACCGACCGCCGGCGCATCCGCGATCGCATCACCCGCCTGGAAAAGCAGCTGGAGGCCCTTTCCCAGGGGCGTCGGCAGCGCCGGCAGCGCCGCATCCGCGCCGAGGTGCCGATCGTCTCCATCGTCGGGTACACCAACGCCGGCAAATCGACCCTCCTCAACGCCATGACCCAGAGCGCGGTCCTCACCGAGGATCTCCTCTTCGCCACCCTCGACACCGCCACCCGCCGTCTGCGCTTTCCCCTGGAGAGGGAGGTCATCATCACCGACACCGTCGGTTTCATCCGCAAACTCCCCAAGAGTCTGATGGGGGCCTTCAAGGCGACCCTTGAAGAGCTCGAGGATGCCGACCTGCTGCTGCACGTCGTCGATCTCTCCAATCCGCGCTTCGAGGAGCAGATGAAGTCCGTGGAAAAGATCCTCGCCGATCTGGAACTCGACCGCATCCCGACCCTGCTCGTCTTCAACAAGATCGACCTGGTCGATCCCGACGAAGTGGCCGCCTATTGCCGCCGCAATCAGGCCATCGGAGTAAGTGCTCGAAATCGCACGACCTTCCTTCCCCTTCTCGCCGAATTGCAGCGGCGCTTCTGGCCCGACGAAGCGGGAACTCATTGA
- a CDS encoding Smr/MutS family protein: MAPGKKSRKSPQNPFASLKGFCVSNDKPKKPVPPVSKALPEPALEEEPRDDGTLFAEEMERLGLSPGGPEASHEEAPEEETGEGTEKIRTLAPPTDQELFCAALGTMDAVFEDEFSPEEEVRAEPRRMRLVRRGQLLPEARLDLHGLHRDQAREKVRFFLENSVYQGFRTVLIITGRGLGSGSEPVLRTEIERYLTHQAGAWVVEWGRAPRQHGGEGALVVFLKG; the protein is encoded by the coding sequence TTGGCTCCCGGAAAAAAATCCAGAAAATCCCCCCAGAACCCCTTCGCCTCCCTGAAGGGGTTTTGCGTTTCCAACGACAAACCGAAAAAGCCGGTCCCCCCGGTGTCCAAGGCTCTCCCCGAACCGGCCCTCGAGGAGGAGCCCAGGGACGATGGGACGCTTTTCGCCGAGGAGATGGAGCGCCTCGGTCTCTCTCCCGGTGGCCCAGAGGCTTCCCACGAAGAGGCTCCGGAGGAGGAGACAGGGGAGGGTACGGAGAAGATTAGGACCCTTGCCCCCCCGACGGACCAGGAACTTTTTTGCGCGGCACTGGGGACCATGGATGCGGTCTTCGAGGATGAATTTTCCCCTGAGGAGGAGGTGCGGGCCGAACCCCGGCGGATGCGTCTGGTGCGCCGCGGCCAACTCCTTCCCGAGGCGCGGCTCGATCTCCACGGCCTCCATCGCGATCAGGCCCGGGAAAAGGTCCGGTTTTTTCTCGAAAACAGCGTCTATCAGGGGTTCCGTACCGTGCTCATCATTACCGGCCGCGGTCTCGGTTCCGGGAGTGAACCGGTGCTACGCACCGAGATCGAACGCTACCTTACCCATCAGGCCGGAGCCTGGGTCGTCGAATGGGGGAGGGCGCCCCGGCAGCACGGAGGTGAGGGGGCGCTGGTCGTATTTTTGAAGGGGTAG
- a CDS encoding Rne/Rng family ribonuclease gives MSKKMLINATHPEENRVAIVEDGILTELDIEVAGREQTRGNIYKGLVVRVEPGLQAAFVDYGGDRFGFLQMGEIHPNYFKAYESSHEGKGRPRITDILHRGQELLLQVVKEERGTKGAALTTFLSLPGRYMVLMPDSDTKGVSRKIEEESQRKALKSAMASLDLPQNLGYIVRTAGIGQSKEELKRDFDYLRRVNENIQALAKKVKSPALIYKESNLVIRCIRDYFSADTDEVLVDDPEVFQEAKDFFQQVMPEYARLVKLHQERRPIFSRYQIEEQIETISKNKVPLPSGGSIVIDSTEALVAVDVNSGKMSGESGVEATAFRTNMEAAVEVGRQLRLRDLGGLIVIDFIDMRDRKHIREIEKQVAAALKDDKARVTVGRISQFGLLELSRQRIKAILAEGTFLPCPHCQGSGQVKSPEAQAIAFLRKLQAAAAKGQVGRIEGEVPLDVATYLLNSKREELLGMERRHNLTILVKGRPDFMASQAEVTIHKREKEEVAAEYIESSSFAQMPMTDYLEEAVVEAPEEREVENELPAGEEGGKKKRRRRRKKKKGSEDGGAPTEGRGEGEGEEDFEEGEAPEEEVPDLAAATEEGLPVLLHVAVEGESEEGVKRKRRRRRKKRPAEAAAEAALSGNGTDSPRHEEPSAIARPLDLSPPLAPAAPTRADVLPEAPAGGEKTRPERKRPPRAKKGVATADTPVAEEVTPPSPAAAAKETSEPAKKTRTPAKKTAPAKTPLPPADEAGAKPAEAKAAKKTATRAKPKAKVAATSKESPVKEGAAEKPAPKAAPRNRTRKGAAAPGAEEIPGAAAEKAKKRAPRKKAPKVETSESGE, from the coding sequence ATGAGCAAGAAGATGCTGATTAACGCCACCCATCCCGAGGAAAACCGGGTGGCCATCGTCGAGGACGGCATCCTGACCGAACTCGACATCGAAGTTGCCGGAAGGGAGCAGACCCGGGGGAATATTTACAAGGGGCTGGTCGTTCGCGTCGAACCGGGGCTGCAGGCCGCCTTTGTCGACTACGGCGGCGACCGTTTCGGCTTTCTCCAGATGGGGGAGATCCACCCCAACTACTTCAAGGCCTACGAATCCAGCCACGAGGGGAAGGGGCGTCCGCGCATCACCGACATCCTTCACCGCGGACAGGAACTCCTGTTGCAGGTCGTCAAGGAAGAGCGGGGGACCAAGGGCGCCGCTCTCACCACCTTCCTCTCCCTCCCTGGCCGCTACATGGTGCTGATGCCCGACAGCGACACCAAGGGGGTCTCCCGCAAGATCGAGGAGGAATCCCAGCGTAAGGCCCTCAAGAGCGCCATGGCCTCCCTTGACCTCCCGCAGAATCTCGGCTACATCGTCCGCACCGCCGGCATCGGCCAGTCCAAGGAAGAGCTGAAGCGGGACTTCGACTATCTGCGCCGGGTCAACGAAAACATCCAGGCCCTGGCCAAAAAGGTCAAGTCCCCCGCCCTGATCTACAAGGAATCGAACCTGGTTATCCGCTGCATCCGCGACTACTTCAGCGCCGATACCGACGAAGTGCTGGTCGACGATCCGGAGGTCTTCCAGGAAGCCAAGGACTTCTTCCAGCAGGTCATGCCCGAGTATGCACGGCTGGTCAAGCTCCATCAGGAGCGACGCCCGATCTTCTCCCGCTACCAGATCGAAGAGCAGATCGAAACCATCAGCAAGAACAAGGTCCCCCTCCCCTCCGGCGGCTCCATCGTCATCGACTCCACCGAAGCGCTGGTGGCCGTCGACGTCAACTCGGGGAAGATGTCCGGCGAATCGGGGGTCGAAGCCACCGCCTTCAGGACCAACATGGAAGCCGCCGTCGAAGTCGGACGCCAGCTGCGGCTGCGCGATCTCGGCGGACTGATCGTCATCGACTTTATCGACATGCGCGACCGCAAACACATCCGCGAGATCGAGAAACAGGTCGCCGCCGCCCTCAAGGACGACAAGGCCCGGGTCACCGTGGGGCGCATCAGCCAGTTCGGTCTCCTCGAGCTCAGCCGCCAGCGCATCAAGGCCATCCTCGCCGAAGGGACCTTCCTCCCCTGCCCCCACTGCCAGGGGAGCGGCCAGGTCAAGAGCCCCGAAGCCCAGGCCATCGCCTTTCTCCGCAAACTGCAGGCCGCGGCGGCCAAGGGGCAGGTCGGCCGCATCGAGGGGGAAGTCCCGCTCGACGTCGCCACCTACCTCCTCAACAGCAAGCGCGAAGAACTCCTGGGGATGGAACGGCGGCACAACCTGACCATTCTCGTCAAGGGGCGCCCCGACTTCATGGCCAGTCAGGCCGAAGTGACCATCCACAAACGGGAGAAGGAAGAAGTCGCCGCCGAGTATATCGAGTCCTCTTCTTTTGCCCAGATGCCGATGACGGACTACCTGGAGGAGGCCGTCGTCGAAGCCCCGGAAGAGAGGGAGGTCGAAAACGAACTCCCCGCCGGCGAAGAGGGGGGCAAAAAGAAACGCCGCCGCCGGCGCAAGAAGAAAAAGGGGAGCGAAGACGGCGGAGCACCGACCGAAGGGAGGGGCGAAGGCGAAGGCGAAGAAGATTTCGAGGAGGGAGAGGCGCCAGAGGAAGAGGTGCCGGATTTGGCCGCGGCCACGGAGGAGGGACTCCCCGTCCTCCTTCATGTCGCCGTCGAAGGTGAGAGTGAAGAGGGCGTCAAACGCAAACGGCGCCGGCGGCGCAAGAAGAGGCCCGCAGAGGCTGCCGCGGAAGCGGCTCTGTCCGGGAACGGCACCGATTCCCCCCGGCATGAGGAGCCCTCCGCCATCGCGCGCCCTCTGGACCTGTCCCCCCCCCTGGCCCCTGCCGCACCCACCCGGGCGGACGTCCTGCCTGAAGCCCCGGCCGGCGGGGAAAAAACAAGGCCGGAGCGCAAGCGCCCTCCCCGGGCCAAAAAGGGTGTTGCGACCGCTGATACCCCCGTGGCCGAGGAAGTGACCCCGCCTTCCCCGGCGGCAGCCGCAAAAGAGACGTCGGAACCGGCGAAGAAAACCCGCACACCGGCCAAGAAGACGGCGCCGGCCAAAACGCCCCTTCCTCCGGCCGATGAGGCGGGCGCAAAGCCGGCCGAAGCAAAGGCCGCTAAAAAGACGGCGACCCGGGCCAAACCCAAGGCCAAAGTAGCAGCCACCTCCAAGGAGAGCCCGGTCAAGGAGGGAGCCGCCGAGAAACCGGCCCCGAAGGCAGCCCCCCGCAACCGCACCCGAAAGGGCGCTGCCGCTCCCGGCGCAGAGGAGATCCCCGGCGCTGCCGCGGAAAAAGCGAAAAAAAGGGCGCCCCGCAAGAAGGCGCCGAAGGTGGAAACGTCCGAAAGCGGAGAATAA
- a CDS encoding enoyl-ACP reductase FabI, whose protein sequence is MGLMDGKRGIIFGVANDMSIAWGVAQELRAAGATLAFTYLNGALEKRVRPLAESLDSELILPCDVGSDADIEQVFKDVEAAWGGLDFVIHSVAFANRDDLKRPFTQTSREGFALAMDISAYSLVAMSRYAAPLMKNGGSIVTMTYLGSTRAVPNYNVMGAAKAALEASMRYLAAELGEKGIRVNAISAGPIKTLAGSGVAGLKEKIKLMDQYAPLRRAINQEDVGRSAVYLVSDLSSGVTGEVHFVDGGFSTVVCA, encoded by the coding sequence ATGGGTTTGATGGATGGAAAACGCGGCATCATTTTCGGTGTCGCCAATGATATGAGTATCGCCTGGGGCGTGGCCCAGGAGCTGCGGGCCGCCGGGGCGACCCTGGCTTTTACCTACCTCAACGGGGCACTGGAAAAACGGGTGCGTCCCCTGGCGGAAAGCCTCGATTCAGAGTTGATCCTCCCCTGCGACGTCGGCAGCGATGCCGACATCGAGCAGGTCTTCAAGGATGTGGAGGCGGCCTGGGGGGGACTCGATTTCGTCATCCATTCCGTAGCCTTTGCCAACCGCGACGACCTGAAGAGACCCTTTACCCAGACCAGCCGCGAGGGTTTCGCCCTGGCCATGGACATCAGCGCCTACTCCCTGGTGGCCATGAGCCGCTACGCCGCGCCCCTGATGAAAAACGGCGGCAGCATCGTCACCATGACCTACCTCGGGTCGACCCGGGCCGTTCCCAACTACAACGTCATGGGGGCCGCCAAGGCCGCCCTGGAAGCGTCGATGCGCTACCTTGCCGCCGAACTGGGGGAGAAGGGGATTCGCGTCAACGCCATCTCCGCCGGGCCGATCAAGACCCTGGCCGGCTCCGGCGTCGCCGGCCTCAAGGAAAAGATCAAGCTGATGGACCAGTACGCTCCCCTGCGTCGCGCCATCAATCAGGAGGACGTCGGCCGTTCCGCCGTCTATCTCGTCTCCGATCTCTCCAGCGGAGTCACCGGCGAGGTTCACTTCGTCGACGGCGGCTTCAGTACCGTAGTCTGCGCCTGA